The proteins below are encoded in one region of Peribacillus muralis:
- the addA gene encoding helicase-exonuclease AddAB subunit AddA has translation MSKTNIPALPGDVTWTEDQWKAIWAKDQDILVAAAAGSGKTAVLVNRIIQKVISEEEPIDVDELLVVTFTNASAAEMRHRVGEALEKAIHDNPQSQHLRKQLSLINRASISTLHSFCLEVIRKYYYLTDIDPAFRIADSTEVQLLRDEVMEELFEEQYGQSDNETFFQLVDAFTSDRNDDALQDIVRSLHDFSQSNPDPDQWLDGAASMYELADDEGIDDLSFIASLKFDIGLQLDTARDLLERSLALTKVPGGPAPRAENYLADLAMVAKLSEVKEQSWNALYEEIQNVKFGTAKRCTGTDFIKEITDEATKYRDKAKKIIKALQEELFSRKPESYLRDIRELKGYVDTLIMLVKQFDARFFTAKAEKNLVDFADLEHYCLQILTGETVEGERKPSEAAIEYRNQFKEVLVDEYQDTNLVQESILKLVTADGEYDGNLFMVGDVKQSIYRFRLAEPNLFLGKYNRFTRDGVETGLKIDLNRNFRSRKEVLDGTNFLFQQLMGITVGEIDYDEDAQLKKGAPYPEDAPNPIELHLIDGAADPNAHEETAAEDGFETEELEKAQLEARQMAKLIKKAISDKHPIYDTKTKQYRSATYRDMVILLRSMPWAPQIMEEFKKQGIPVYANLSTGYFEATEVAIMISLLKVIDNPQQDIPLASVLRSPIVGMDEEEMSQVRLFHTGSYFEALADFYRKSDREEYPGLYEKASAFYKKLVSWRKLARQEALSDVIWLLYRETQFYDFAGGMPGGKQRQANLRALYDRARQYEASSFRGLFRFLRFIERMQERGDDLGAARALGEQEDVVRLMTIHSSKGLEFPIVFIAGLSKQFNMMDIRKPYLLDKDYGFAAKYVNPELRITYPSLPQMAFKKKKQLELIAEEMRVLYVALTRAKEKLYLIASISDAEKTQQNWASNAAHGEWLLKDYVRAGAKSYLDWIGPALVRHRDSLVEGQGFEMESHPSNWSITIVPSEELAVLDEEEALGQEQLLEHVQKSEKVAMVSEFYDEIKGQLQWEYPEHEASLHRSKQSVSELKRQYELRDETGSTELLRKFKRPITKRPTFMQEKSLTPAERGTITHLVMQHIDLSKEVTFQAVQKLVDDLIQRELLTEEQKEAVEPETIVVFFDSEIGQRMQRSVNIRREVPFTMSLPAKDAYLDWDSGEEEILIQGVIDCIFEDEQGLVLLDYKTDAITGRFASGFEGAKEILADRYRVQLQLYTRAVEGILNKKVTNRYLFFFDGAHLLEV, from the coding sequence ATGAGTAAAACGAATATACCTGCTCTGCCTGGAGATGTGACCTGGACCGAAGATCAATGGAAGGCGATATGGGCCAAGGATCAGGATATTTTGGTTGCGGCCGCTGCCGGTTCCGGGAAAACGGCAGTGCTGGTCAATCGGATCATTCAAAAAGTGATATCGGAAGAAGAACCGATCGATGTGGATGAACTGCTCGTCGTTACATTCACTAATGCTTCGGCTGCCGAAATGCGTCATAGGGTAGGAGAGGCATTGGAAAAAGCGATCCATGATAATCCGCAGTCACAACATTTGCGAAAGCAGCTGAGCTTGATTAATCGGGCCTCGATATCGACACTTCATTCCTTTTGTTTAGAGGTGATCCGGAAGTATTATTATCTGACGGATATCGACCCGGCTTTCAGGATTGCCGATTCCACAGAAGTCCAGCTGCTTCGTGATGAAGTAATGGAAGAGCTTTTCGAGGAGCAGTACGGACAAAGTGATAATGAAACGTTCTTTCAATTGGTTGATGCCTTTACAAGCGATCGAAACGATGATGCACTACAGGATATCGTTCGATCGCTCCACGATTTTTCGCAATCGAACCCTGATCCCGATCAATGGCTCGATGGGGCAGCCAGCATGTATGAGCTGGCTGATGATGAGGGGATTGACGACCTTTCATTCATCGCATCATTGAAATTCGATATTGGTTTGCAGCTGGACACCGCAAGGGATCTATTGGAACGTTCGCTCGCGTTGACAAAAGTGCCGGGGGGACCGGCACCAAGGGCTGAAAACTATTTGGCTGACCTTGCCATGGTTGCCAAACTGTCGGAAGTGAAAGAACAATCCTGGAATGCGCTTTACGAAGAAATCCAAAACGTGAAGTTTGGAACGGCGAAACGCTGCACAGGAACTGATTTCATCAAGGAAATAACGGATGAGGCCACCAAATATCGTGATAAGGCGAAGAAAATCATTAAAGCGTTACAGGAAGAGTTATTTTCCCGTAAGCCAGAAAGCTACCTGCGTGATATAAGGGAGCTCAAGGGATATGTCGATACGCTCATCATGCTTGTTAAACAGTTCGACGCGCGTTTCTTCACGGCCAAAGCAGAAAAGAACTTGGTTGATTTCGCTGATTTGGAGCATTATTGCCTGCAAATCCTGACTGGTGAAACCGTGGAAGGTGAACGAAAACCATCGGAGGCTGCCATCGAATACAGGAACCAGTTCAAAGAGGTGCTTGTCGATGAATACCAGGATACGAACCTTGTTCAGGAATCGATTTTAAAATTGGTGACGGCCGATGGTGAATATGATGGAAATCTTTTCATGGTGGGTGATGTCAAGCAGTCCATTTACCGGTTCAGGCTTGCAGAGCCGAATCTCTTCCTTGGAAAGTACAACCGCTTTACCCGAGATGGGGTTGAAACAGGCCTGAAAATTGATTTAAACCGCAATTTCCGAAGCCGCAAGGAAGTTCTTGATGGAACGAATTTCTTATTTCAGCAGCTGATGGGCATCACAGTCGGCGAAATTGATTATGATGAGGATGCTCAATTGAAAAAAGGAGCACCATATCCCGAAGACGCCCCAAACCCGATTGAACTCCATTTAATTGATGGGGCAGCCGATCCCAATGCTCATGAGGAAACGGCGGCGGAGGACGGATTTGAGACAGAGGAGCTTGAAAAAGCGCAGCTCGAAGCAAGGCAGATGGCCAAGCTCATTAAGAAGGCCATAAGCGATAAGCATCCGATATATGATACGAAAACCAAACAATACCGATCGGCAACTTATCGTGATATGGTCATCCTGCTGCGTTCGATGCCATGGGCACCGCAAATCATGGAGGAGTTTAAAAAGCAAGGCATTCCCGTCTATGCCAACTTATCGACAGGGTATTTTGAAGCGACAGAAGTCGCGATCATGATTTCCCTATTGAAGGTGATCGATAATCCGCAACAGGATATTCCCTTGGCATCGGTGCTTCGTTCTCCCATCGTCGGGATGGATGAGGAAGAAATGTCACAGGTGCGTTTATTCCATACCGGGAGCTATTTCGAAGCATTAGCTGATTTTTACAGGAAGAGTGATCGGGAGGAGTATCCGGGGCTTTATGAAAAAGCTTCGGCTTTTTATAAAAAACTGGTCAGTTGGAGGAAGCTTGCCAGACAGGAAGCATTGTCAGATGTAATTTGGCTGTTGTACCGAGAAACCCAGTTCTATGATTTTGCAGGGGGGATGCCTGGGGGCAAACAGCGTCAGGCTAATTTAAGGGCATTGTATGACAGGGCGAGGCAATATGAGGCAAGCTCTTTTCGCGGATTGTTCCGTTTCCTGCGCTTCATTGAAAGGATGCAGGAGCGGGGTGATGATTTAGGTGCGGCCCGGGCGTTAGGGGAACAGGAAGATGTAGTCCGCCTGATGACGATCCACTCTTCAAAGGGCTTGGAATTCCCGATCGTGTTTATTGCCGGTCTATCCAAACAATTCAATATGATGGATATCCGCAAACCGTATTTACTTGATAAGGATTATGGATTCGCTGCAAAGTATGTCAATCCTGAATTACGTATCACTTATCCATCCTTACCTCAAATGGCATTTAAGAAAAAGAAGCAGCTTGAATTAATTGCTGAGGAGATGCGGGTCCTCTATGTTGCCCTTACAAGAGCTAAGGAAAAGCTGTATTTGATTGCCAGCATCAGTGATGCAGAAAAAACGCAGCAAAACTGGGCAAGTAATGCAGCACATGGAGAATGGCTATTAAAGGATTATGTAAGGGCAGGTGCAAAAAGCTATCTTGATTGGATCGGTCCAGCCCTTGTCCGTCATCGCGATTCGCTTGTGGAAGGTCAAGGGTTTGAAATGGAGTCGCATCCATCGAACTGGTCGATTACGATCGTTCCAAGTGAGGAGCTTGCCGTTCTTGATGAGGAAGAGGCACTTGGACAGGAGCAATTACTTGAGCATGTCCAGAAATCGGAGAAGGTCGCGATGGTATCTGAGTTTTACGATGAAATCAAAGGACAGCTTCAATGGGAGTATCCGGAACATGAGGCGTCCTTGCACCGTTCGAAGCAATCCGTTTCTGAACTTAAGCGGCAATACGAATTGAGGGACGAGACTGGCTCGACTGAATTGTTGCGTAAATTTAAGCGTCCCATCACAAAGCGCCCGACTTTCATGCAGGAAAAATCACTAACTCCTGCTGAAAGGGGTACGATTACACATTTAGTGATGCAGCATATCGATCTATCCAAGGAGGTTACCTTTCAAGCGGTCCAGAAATTGGTGGATGACTTGATTCAACGTGAATTGTTGACAGAGGAGCAGAAGGAAGCAGTGGAACCGGAGACGATTGTCGTTTTCTTTGATAGTGAAATCGGGCAAAGGATGCAAAGGTCCGTGAACATTCGCCGAGAAGTGCCATTCACGATGTCGTTGCCAGCAAAAGATGCTTATCTCGATTGGGATTCCGGGGAAGAGGAAATTCTTATTCAAGGTGTGATTGATTGTATCTTTGAGGATGAACAGGGCCTTGTCCTGCTCGATTATAAAACGGATGCGATTACCGGCCGATTTGCTAGCGGGTTTGAAGGAGCTAAAGAAATCCTTGCCGATCGATACCGGGTGCAGCTCCAGCTTTATACGAGGGCTGTTGAAGGGATACTCAATAAGAAGGTAACCAATCGATACTTGTTTTTCTTTGATGGGGCGCATTTATTGGAAGTATAA
- a CDS encoding spore germination protein has protein sequence MPAIVGPIQIFNVGEGNLLFGDAAVISPKSSSKSVTGSGSANTGAIVFTANGLNGSNVLDINGIDQPIAGNN, from the coding sequence ATGCCAGCCATAGTCGGCCCTATTCAAATATTTAATGTAGGGGAAGGAAATCTATTATTCGGGGATGCAGCGGTGATTTCCCCAAAGTCATCCTCCAAATCGGTCACAGGTTCAGGTTCAGCAAATACTGGTGCCATCGTCTTTACCGCCAATGGTTTGAATGGAAGCAATGTGCTTGATATCAATGGGATCGACCAGCCCATTGCAGGGAATAATTAA
- a CDS encoding spore germination protein GerPE has translation MFSRISKVKSILSDTVSFCSTMQIGDTSYIDGNALALAVQKKSETFGSIDIQFKDYNVFKRPIYLPRLYEPVYSSFSNPNPFIRVGNINIIGISSSSVVGVGNVGHIRMESRVKHIRQVPKKVEGQSIEVSPNNT, from the coding sequence ATGTTTTCGAGAATATCAAAAGTGAAATCCATATTATCCGATACGGTCTCATTCTGTTCGACCATGCAAATAGGGGACACTTCCTATATAGATGGAAATGCCCTTGCATTAGCCGTTCAGAAGAAAAGTGAAACTTTCGGTTCAATTGACATTCAATTCAAAGACTATAACGTTTTCAAGAGGCCCATTTATCTCCCGAGATTGTATGAACCGGTCTACTCAAGCTTTTCAAATCCAAATCCCTTCATACGTGTCGGCAACATCAATATCATCGGGATATCATCCTCTTCCGTGGTTGGCGTGGGCAATGTCGGCCATATACGTATGGAATCCAGGGTGAAACACATACGGCAGGTCCCTAAAAAGGTCGAAGGGCAATCCATTGAGGTTTCACCCAACAATACTTGA